The Cydia pomonella isolate Wapato2018A chromosome 22, ilCydPomo1, whole genome shotgun sequence genomic interval AAAGAGaacctttaccagctggtgtggtgaaaattaattTGCCTCTCTTATTGattgcgtttccaccagagatgtgcgagaaTGTTTTAAGAAACAATAGAATCACTAGAGTCTGTgcaggaaagagaagagtcgtggaatgtatggggcccaatacattacACTACTCTTCACTATCCGAACAGACTTTACACGCTGAgcgaggaaaacaaatgaagtgattttattggttcttaagttttatcaacctctttaggtaagttatacatatacttgacaatcagtacagaaacgtctaactgactttcgtcttattgtcactcaaataaataatagattattaatttattaaataatacatatttttgatttttaacagcgtaacagcttttattctcgtaacaagtatttattttgatacccgtcaataagtaagttatctaaatttgtagtattgtaaaacaactccctgtatgttaaattacgtcatttttgcgtcaacggcatgaaaagtacgggccctggatTCTTAACacatctctctctatcgcatcctcgcacatatctggtggaaacgcagccttataTCTATGTGGGCACATTAGGAAAGCTATTGGTTTTCAAATTAACGCATACAAATTATCCTTACGTGCTTCCACAACCATCCTTGAGCACTATAGAAAACTGAGGCAGCCCCAACAACACTATATGTACTCATTATTGAAATGCATGCACTCTGCAATTCATATAAATCGATTTATTTACACGTCCATCATACAATTATAGATAGTTATTAACACGATCGAGATTATAACTATACATGCCTACCGATATTAAATTGGAATTGTATTGATTCGCGCTCACCCATTTCCGCTAATGAAAATCATTATTGCGTGTGTAACGCATCAATAATCATGAAATAACATTTGTTTTAGATTCACACAAACAGAATAAAGGTCAATTATTCATTTCCACCAGGCAAATCTTCTAAATTACGATAATCCTCCGTACAAATCAGCAAAGGATTTAGCCAATTATTTGAACCAGTAATATATAGAGATTTCGTATTTCGCACGCTATCATCTTGAGCCATGCAGTGGCTAGTAGCGTTTGTCTGCGTTGCCATAGTTAATGATGCACATGGAGTCCGCTACCTCAACGTCACCTTAGACGCTGTGCAACGGCAGTTGCAGGAGTTCAAAATAACACATCCGGTaagcattttaaataaaacgatagTAGATTGTATCACAAAGGAGCAAAATGAcatttagatagatagatagataaaatctttattcaaccacaacttacatgctttgtgacacaaacaaataacaagagagaaagaaaattgacaagagacaaagaaaaagtaacatacagtttgacactaatatcaataattacgtcaacaatcaaatgtattacgtgtcttatttttagattaatagagatattagtagagggtcatgtgttgtggtaaagaataggcgctgactcagcataaatgctgcggagaccacagcgctgatcttccgtcagaaccttaaaacctacactaacAAACGAACCTACACTAAGAAACATTTACCCACATTGAATACTACACGAAGCGAAGTGAGGTGAGTGAGGAAATAAAGTGTATTACGCTAAAGacggaaataattttgctactaTGTGACgtatactgcttttcacatcacctatgagcaaattattttgtgtccaaatattatttaagctaagaACATAGTATGCTAGAAAatataaaagcggccaagtgcgagtcagactcgcccatgaagggttccgtaccatttatgacgtattaaaaaaaaactacttactagatctcgttcaaaccaattttcggtggaagtttgcatagtaatgtatatcatatattttttttagatttttcattctgttattttagaagttacaggggggggacacacattttaccactttggaactgtctctcgcgtgaactattcagtttagaaaaaaatgatattagaaacctaaatatcatttttgaagacacctatctatagataccccacacgtatgggtttgaagatttttttttattttcttttattttatgacgtattaaaaaaaactacttactagatctcgttcaaaccaattttcggtggaagtttgcatggtaatgtacatcatatattttttttaggtttatcattctcttattttagaagttacaggggggggggggggcacacattttttcactttggaagtgtctctcgcgcaaactgttcagtttagaaaaaaatgatattaggaacctaaatatcatttttgaagacctatccatagataccccacacgtatgggtttgatgatcccccacacacattttaccactttggaactattcagattagaaaaaaaaattagaaacctcaatatcatttttgaagacctatccatagataccccacacgtatgggattgatgaaaaaatatttatgagcTGAGTTATgagcgataaacaaattgtgtATAAATTTTTGAAACCTGTTAATTCATAGCATAGTAGTggttatttatacataattatgggATTCGATAgtgctaattttaattttaaacggtCGATTGTTGTCATTGAATACAATCAATTATAGCTATGATCGGTAGAAACATCCCAAAGGTACTGGAGACCTAGATACTTAatacttttgacgaccggtctggtctagtgggtagtgaccctacatatgaagccgatggcctaggttcaaatcccggtgagggaatttatttgtgtgatgagcataaatatttgttcatgagttatgggtgttttctatgtatttaggtatttatataattattatacagggtgattcatgagacgtgagctggactaagcctacacaatcagtaaatgttaatgaatcgttcaccatcatatttaagtaaaacaatcacgctttttatctgttatttaactttttcttaaggaaaAATTTGCTTATCTACAATCATCGACACCCTACatcacttaattaacaaagataaaacctctttaaccgttatgacagcactttgattatgaagaaaataaaatatcacacttgagtgagatacgattttataaaagtaaccagactccgatgacattcaatttgtcacttattatggataaaacaaagagggtgaccataaatatcgtaaataaaataaaactctttttttttaacagtaaaaattaaattaacgttaatctcacaaatactggtacgaaacagttgctgataatttaccgaatatgcaggcttgatcctgctcacgtctcctgaatcatcctgtatatatcgttgtctaagtacccacaccacaagccttattgagcttactgtaactactgtaaggcttagttaatttgtatgaaaatgtcctataatacttttttttttaatacatggcGCAAAATGCGGTCTTTTTATTGCCACTTGACTGTCTAACCACCGACAAGGAAGGACATACCCAggtgtccttaaactacgtctaaaagagaggtataggcactgtgaatgtcatctcgctttgtttagtagggcacagcacagcggatgtcattccagatctagagccatccaactggggaagtacctctaccttacagaaaaccacagccaaataacactagacccaactcatagtgttgtattcctgtcAGGAAGGTtgacagagctcaacgagggtgcgaagtgTGAAGGttggcaatgcgcatgtaacacctctggcgTTGCAAGCGtctataggctgcggtgactgcttactatcagtagggtcgtatgcttgtttgccaccgacgtagtataaaaaagttcCAAAACAGAGTGTCGCCTGCAGAACCTGTACGCTCTCTCATTAgccaacaaaaaataataatcaaatttatTAGATAGACAGTCCAATTCCGAGAACGTTTTAAAAACTGCCTGACGCCAACACATTCTTAAGTATCACTTTACAAACACTTGCCAAAAATCTTCATCCATTGAACCATTCACAGCATGGTTGTTTTTGTACTAATATGcagtaaacttatttttttcatcTTTCTGCAGCTTATAGATAACTACATGATATAGTATACAcactgtattattttaatttaattttgatatcgCCTGCGCGTCGacatgtatatatttaattagtGTTTACAAATTGCAAATTTTGGAATTTTGCCTGCGACTCGGCGTCCGGGTCTGTGCTCCACATAGGTGCCCCTGCGGCACTGATGTCGACGCCCTCGGACACCACGGGCTCtcctgccaaaggagcgccggccgcttctttagacacgccgcgcttaacaatattctccgccggtctcttgccagcgtgaacgtgccagctcttcttgagccagctggtattgtaagagacgatggtaagagaccggacggaatgtcactaattccgtggaagatgggacgggtgctggtgtgggacgccacatgtgtagacaccctagccccgtctcatcacggcacaactgcaaaagccgacgcggcggcagaggcggccgaaaaattaaagaagatcaaatataggggtctcggccccgaatacgatttcgtaccttttggcgtcgagacccttggcccgtggggtccgaatgcgTCTACACTATTCAAGGATTTAGccaaaaaaatagcagacgctaccggtgatcgtagagctggcagcttcctcgcacagagaataagtattgcgatacaacgaggaaatgctgccagcatctacggcaccatgccgcagggggatagtttttaattatttattttaagattagtattatatatttttagatttagattttaagttttatatatattatgttgttCTGTTTGTaccgaataaaaataatcaaattaataattcaaaaaaaaaattacaaatgcaataatatttttttcatcacacttgctcgaaagaGATCTTATCTTATTCTAAAAGCAAGGGCCTTTATTTCTCCCAGGGAGATCCCCTAAGGAGTTTTTTCTAAATGGGtaaaaaattagttttacttttaaaatatcaaaCCCTTTAATAATCAGATcttgtttatgtataaaattatttaatatgaataatttaatatccgtttaaaatgtttttacacaaatttcaatcgtggctgaatgctgaATGGGTCTTCAATGTCTAAcctattatagtacattatgacACAAGTGTGTTAAGTTGGTAATTACACaggaggcgatattgtgcgcgcaaGTTGTAaacgagcgcgcaataagaaagccgatgtgtgtaatgaccaatgcacacgcgtttcatacgacgtttttcaacacacttgcgaggaaaaacaaaacttttttgtcaaaacagtaaaagtaaaattttcaaaatggtggcttacagttttaacatcaaataattgtaccaaagcgtgctgggcttgtaggcacttattcgccagttcattgaagtaagctaccaacacgttttccaagaaagactgggcgtttttactgattttccattgaacaaaagtttcatatgccttCAATTAtgtttcacccgattttgatggttaaagtctatcgttctcggctcttgcctatTAGTATTGCTGGCAGcctcaattttatgtgttcttcattttcaatgcttgaaaatgacattttcgtcaatatataaactaaaaacaagcaaaactattaaaatttaatgacaaatacggaaaatggctggcgcgttgttttttttacgcacgattcctatgcgcgcgcaaggcaaaggcgcgaacgaaatcgacaaacagccaaattaatatttttgtatttctattcgacggatggagatcaaatcgataaaatgttatgtttattcattaatgtaatttacgagataatttaacctttaagttatgtttggtgtgataaaacccctttgaactaacatttgaaacctagtggtataaaaaaatgtattactcgacccaATTAAGAAGGCCACGTTTTCGTGCATATAAGCAATCAGTTActttcttaactcagtcggataaaaAGCACGAgggttataatatactgaaaaagcacgcgtgtttaaattatttagagCCTTTtagattatgagccaaaaatcggtggaataaaaacgtcgttttcagcaagtgtgttgaaaaaatattacaatatggcggacgaatgttttaaATGTCACCGTACTTATGAGTTATTTCGCATAAAATTATCTGAATCTAGCGAAAACACGGTTAACTTTGCAGACGTTCTTTCTATGAACCGCAGTCCTCTAAAGTGTATATCCGTTGCAGAAACCTATTGGAGTGCTGACAACTAGTGCTGGAAGACCGGTGGAGGTGCGGGAGTCAGTTACCCTCAACACAGATTTCTTCAATAATCCGCATTTCTGGGACCTCCAGACTGCATCCGATCATGAACGCATCCCTGAGCGCACGGTGCACGCGCGTGGCACGGGCGCCTTCGGCTACTTCGAGGTTACAAACGACGTCTCCAAATACACCAAAGCGGATGTCTTCAATGGCATTGGAAAGAGAACCCCCGTCGTCGTCCGATTCTCCTACCTAGTCCAAGGTCGCGCAGGATTAGATGTTGTCAGAGAAACGGGAGCCCTAACTACCAAATTCTACACAAACGAGGGCAATTTAGATTTTCTTAGCTTATCATTCCCAGTTTTCCTCTATAATTCTCCACATGAATTCAATTCGTTGGCACATGCTTTCAAAAGGAATCCTAAGACATACATTGTCGATCCTACAGCTCGCTTGGACCTCGTCACTCTTACGCCTGAAAGTATCCACCAGATATTGTGGTTGTTCTCTGATTATGGTATCTTTAATGGATACAGGCATATGAATGCATTCCCTGTTCATGCATACGAGCTCGTCAACAAACATGGTGACAGCTACTTTGTGAGGTTTAATTTCATAACTGAACAGGGCCTGGAGTTACTCAGCGATCGAGCTGCCGGTGCTCTTAGAGCTAATGACCCAGATTACTCCACCAGAGACCTTTACGATGCAATAGCTGCAGGAAACTATCCCTCTTGGAGACTAGATATGGACATCATTCCGAAGTCCCACATTCCTAAGCTTAATTACAATCCTTTTGACATGAGTACTTTGTGGAAAAATGGAACATACCATACTGTAACTATTGGACGCCTAGTATTAAACAGAAACCCTGAGAATCAGTTTAAGGATGTCGAACAAACGGCCTTCAATCCCGGTAACTTGGTGCCCGGAATACCAGGACCGGTTGACGACGCTTTCAAAGTGCGAAGATTCTCCTATCGAGATACTCAATCTTACCGGTTAGGCatcaatcataataatattagagTGAATCAGCCAAAGTATAGGAAGATCTACAACCGAGACGGCTTGCCGCCAGTGCTAGATAATATGAAAGATGCGCCGAATTACTATGAGAACTCATTTAACGGCCCAGTTCCATATGTGGACGTAGCGAAGCCTAAAGAGGCACTATCAGTTAAGTTCAAACAGTCGGTAGATCTTGGAGAGTCTTCTTATTTCTATAACACGTACGTTAATACGGAGGGTAAGAGGAACAGGATGGCAGCAAACTTAGCCAGCGTCATGGTGAACGCGGTTGAAGAAGTGCAGATGAAATTTTTGAAGATCATGTATCTCATAGACCGTGACCTGGGCGCGCGCGTCGAGGCCGCACTGCCGGTCGCTGAGGAGCAGAAGCTTTTGGAGCGCCCAAGGCTCGTAGTAGTCGAGGAGTACCCTAAAACATATGATTTAGTGCCCATGTGCCAGTGCCATTAATGAAAAATCTTTAGGGAACACTTTAGCAGAGCTGTAtctttatgtatattgtatatacatatgttaCTTTTTCGCACGAAAACAAGTTTACACAAGAacgataaaactaaaataaaatgcatcTGTACAATGGCAAACTAaactcttaattttattttatttatgatgttATAAATGGCATTTGTTACAGCAGCTACAAAAGGATACTTCTCTATATTGTTtggtttgttttataataataaatagaaaaaaaacctacttcACAAAAGAACAGTTTGGAATGCCCTTTAAATTATTCATGACCATAGTGCATCTCTTAACAATTACATTTAGCTCCAAGACGTAAAATACTTATTGTGGAGGAGTTCTGTTCCATTTCAtcaaatagcactgtttaaatgcaaatgctTGTCTTTTAGATAAAAACGCTATAAGCATGCTCTTAACATTTTaggagttcccttaattcctcgtggaTCCATCAGAACTCGACGttgacaaaaatgttgcttAAAACCTAACTTGCTGTCCTTGCTGAACAATTTTAATGAAGAAGACATATCACTAAATCCGAAATACGTGTCGTTGAGGTGTtttgtgaagtcggtttttCTTCTTCTAAAGATTATGGAAAATTGAAGTCAAAAGTAATGTGtggtacatatttacataatatatataggtaatgaTATATATTAGTAATAGCCGTAGATAGTATGGAGGCTTTACCTACTATTAAAACCATCCCCCCCCCCTTCCCTCATCTGATAGATAGGTACTTATGTACGTGTACGTTGACAcctaaattattttatcatcCACACCTGACTGAACTACTGAAATGGTTTAAAGTACCATTATTGGTGAGTTAGAAGTGTTGCTGTTTGCGGTCGAAGCTGTCATAAAACAATTTCCAAGTTTAAACTACACAGCTGGCAGTTCGCAGTTGTCTTTGGGCGGTAATGTCTTGAGGACTATTTTGTGTTTTCTGATGTCTTGTGGTTTTGAAATTTGGGGCTGGGAATCTTACTTGTTCATTTTAACAACTGTTGGCAGCCTGAAATGGCAGATGTGAAATGTGCTTACAAACAAAGGATGTCTAATGTCCTTATAAATGACCGCTGTGAAAAGGtgattatatttcatatttcctttattgcaaaccatggtacatatgtCATGTATGTGTATATGGTATGTATATCATTATCTACTTTCCACATAATTCCGCGAAAGTTGCAGCCATGGAATGAATTCTCTACAGTAGTTTTCCAAATGAATACACACATATTCGTAGGTTGTAGATACAGTTTTTTTGAAGTGTCAGCAATTTGAATGTGACACCACTGGAGTTGTAATTGTCAATGGCACCATATCACATAATTGCCTTGTTTCAGAAAAGTGTTTACAACAAGGTGTAGAAGCTTTTATTCAGTTTCAATTGTGCCGTTGTCAGTGTGTAATCAAATTTTGCAAGCTTAATTTGTCGCACTTCCCATTTTCGATAGCAAATTAAATCTATGAAACCACAACGCGGCCTATAGGCTATATTGATCGTGAACCTCACATGATgtctaaattaatttaataaattgtcaTTAGCGCGTTCATTTCGTTTGGACTTGTCCATAGTTGCattagcgcgagcgagacggAGACGGCGAATgagaattaaatgaaattatttagtaatcgttttattttagtaaacCTG includes:
- the LOC133530377 gene encoding peroxisomal catalase 1-like: MQWLVAFVCVAIVNDAHGVRYLNVTLDAVQRQLQEFKITHPKPIGVLTTSAGRPVEVRESVTLNTDFFNNPHFWDLQTASDHERIPERTVHARGTGAFGYFEVTNDVSKYTKADVFNGIGKRTPVVVRFSYLVQGRAGLDVVRETGALTTKFYTNEGNLDFLSLSFPVFLYNSPHEFNSLAHAFKRNPKTYIVDPTARLDLVTLTPESIHQILWLFSDYGIFNGYRHMNAFPVHAYELVNKHGDSYFVRFNFITEQGLELLSDRAAGALRANDPDYSTRDLYDAIAAGNYPSWRLDMDIIPKSHIPKLNYNPFDMSTLWKNGTYHTVTIGRLVLNRNPENQFKDVEQTAFNPGNLVPGIPGPVDDAFKVRRFSYRDTQSYRLGINHNNIRVNQPKYRKIYNRDGLPPVLDNMKDAPNYYENSFNGPVPYVDVAKPKEALSVKFKQSVDLGESSYFYNTYVNTEGKRNRMAANLASVMVNAVEEVQMKFLKIMYLIDRDLGARVEAALPVAEEQKLLERPRLVVVEEYPKTYDLVPMCQCH